In a genomic window of uncultured Sphaerochaeta sp.:
- a CDS encoding glycoside hydrolase family 2 TIM barrel-domain containing protein, producing the protein MSNLFLQHRLWQQPSVSETNRLAMHSLPPAFSTCEEALEDAIKGPEYRDLSANPYHLCLDGTWSFRYYENPLAVGEDVLDISSDAEWAPILVPGAWSVQGYDKPHYTNVIMPFANTPPFPPQDNPTGVYRTRFVLDKTWKTRKTLLTVGSAESYLEVYLNGCFVGMGKDTRLPSMFDLSDHLREGENTLVLVVVRYSDASYVEDQDQWWFGGIHRSVTLSSVPPRSFADVKITPTLSDCLESGAVEVRAPFSGDAATALISLYDPKGNLLISRHVEAKDKLFLTTFEVEHPLLWSSEHPRRYSITLSLEDEALHHGIAFGFRKVEIKRRALLINNKRVLIKGVNRHEHDQYMAKTLTTEGMVQDIRLMKQHNFNAVRTCHYPNDERWYELCDIYGLYVMDEANIETHANYDSICRDESWASCFLERVQRMVRRDYNHPSVIIWSLGNESGYGHNHDSCAGWVRRFDCNRPLHYEGANRPEWGQGAHTLASLKRGRFATDIIAPMYPAIALIEAWDHSTEADEDDRPLIMCEYSHAMGNSNGSLGDYWRTIRGSRGIQGGFIWDWVEQGLAVDAEGKPVGPNSEAACSTEGGNAWRYGGDFGDKPTDFDFCLNGLVLPDRSPKPAMAECLKVQQAIHITSEHPAGGRFVLTNAMDFSTLKNIVLRYVIFSEGEADSLEGEVSLPCVESNGSCELILAEILQPDVQAMMCQAQTYIRFESILKEATPWADAGHVVAWDEFVLSSAPKLAFPIPQAFLEKQEDGSFHIETEAYEARVTAEGLLGSLKFVGQRELLSSPLTVSMMRCPTENDGLKTLQANKGLPEYAFYHENKAFGPWLDHQLDSVSLELADLHLEEGQLCSEHRITNPAKELLGVFRQHWVFSSDKLFYSVSITLNDALKEYPRVGLKCDLDKAWSSCRWFGLGPGENYPDRKDGSAMGDYYAHVDELYVPYIVPQDHGERTQLRRLDLYDGDTGGIRLRSSDHFSFALHKYSLQELWEKRHADELVADTVNHLYLDAAVRGVGTATCGPDTLERYRVRSGVHRLSFTISSSH; encoded by the coding sequence ATGTCCAACCTGTTTTTGCAGCACCGTCTTTGGCAGCAGCCCAGTGTCAGTGAGACCAATCGTCTGGCGATGCACTCCCTCCCGCCTGCCTTTTCCACCTGTGAGGAGGCTCTGGAGGACGCAATCAAAGGTCCCGAATATCGGGATCTTTCGGCCAATCCCTACCATCTTTGCTTGGATGGCACCTGGTCTTTCCGGTACTATGAGAATCCGCTTGCTGTAGGGGAGGATGTTCTGGACATCAGCTCAGATGCAGAATGGGCTCCCATCCTCGTTCCCGGTGCATGGAGCGTCCAAGGCTATGACAAGCCGCATTACACGAACGTGATCATGCCCTTTGCCAATACGCCCCCATTTCCTCCCCAGGACAATCCCACCGGGGTGTACCGCACCCGCTTTGTACTCGACAAGACTTGGAAAACACGCAAGACACTGCTCACCGTCGGAAGTGCGGAAAGCTATCTTGAGGTGTATCTCAATGGATGCTTTGTAGGCATGGGTAAGGATACACGCCTTCCTTCGATGTTCGACCTGAGCGACCATCTCAGGGAAGGGGAGAATACTCTTGTCCTGGTGGTGGTCCGCTACAGCGATGCCTCCTATGTTGAGGATCAGGACCAGTGGTGGTTTGGCGGCATCCACCGATCGGTGACGCTGAGCAGCGTTCCCCCACGCTCATTTGCTGATGTAAAGATAACCCCCACACTCTCCGACTGCTTGGAAAGCGGAGCTGTTGAAGTGCGTGCGCCCTTTTCCGGAGATGCAGCAACAGCCTTGATTAGTCTCTATGACCCGAAGGGTAACCTTTTGATAAGTCGCCATGTCGAGGCAAAGGACAAGCTCTTTCTCACTACCTTTGAAGTTGAGCACCCCCTGCTGTGGAGCAGTGAGCACCCCCGGCGGTACTCCATTACGCTTTCCCTGGAAGATGAGGCGCTGCATCATGGCATCGCTTTCGGATTCCGCAAGGTGGAAATCAAGCGAAGGGCGCTGCTGATCAACAACAAACGCGTCCTGATCAAAGGTGTCAATCGCCATGAGCACGACCAGTACATGGCAAAGACCCTTACCACCGAAGGGATGGTCCAGGATATCCGCCTGATGAAGCAACACAATTTCAATGCGGTGAGAACCTGCCACTATCCCAATGATGAGCGGTGGTACGAGCTGTGTGACATCTATGGCTTGTATGTCATGGATGAGGCGAATATCGAGACGCATGCCAATTATGACAGCATCTGTCGTGACGAGAGCTGGGCTTCCTGCTTCCTTGAACGGGTGCAGCGCATGGTACGTCGTGATTACAACCATCCGTCGGTCATCATCTGGTCATTGGGAAATGAGAGCGGCTATGGGCACAACCATGACAGCTGTGCAGGCTGGGTACGCCGCTTTGATTGCAATCGGCCCCTCCACTACGAAGGGGCAAACCGTCCCGAATGGGGCCAGGGAGCCCATACCCTTGCTTCGCTCAAGCGCGGCCGGTTCGCCACCGATATCATTGCGCCCATGTATCCAGCCATCGCGCTCATCGAGGCCTGGGACCACAGTACTGAGGCTGATGAGGACGATCGTCCCCTCATCATGTGCGAGTACAGCCATGCGATGGGCAACTCCAACGGAAGTCTGGGAGATTACTGGCGCACGATACGCGGTTCGCGCGGCATCCAGGGCGGGTTCATCTGGGACTGGGTCGAGCAAGGCCTTGCCGTCGATGCGGAAGGAAAACCGGTAGGCCCGAATTCTGAGGCTGCCTGCAGCACGGAAGGGGGCAATGCGTGGCGCTATGGCGGTGATTTCGGCGACAAACCCACTGACTTCGATTTCTGCCTCAACGGGCTTGTATTGCCGGACAGAAGTCCAAAGCCGGCAATGGCAGAGTGCCTGAAGGTGCAGCAAGCTATCCACATCACCAGCGAACATCCCGCTGGCGGTCGCTTCGTACTGACCAACGCAATGGACTTCTCCACGCTCAAGAACATTGTCCTGCGCTATGTGATCTTCAGTGAAGGGGAGGCGGACAGTCTGGAAGGGGAGGTTTCTCTCCCTTGCGTGGAAAGCAATGGTTCGTGTGAGCTCATCCTTGCAGAGATTCTCCAACCTGACGTACAGGCCATGATGTGCCAGGCCCAGACGTACATCCGCTTTGAGAGTATCCTGAAGGAGGCAACTCCTTGGGCGGATGCCGGACATGTGGTTGCTTGGGACGAATTTGTGCTCAGCAGCGCTCCCAAGCTTGCCTTCCCGATACCCCAAGCCTTTTTGGAGAAGCAAGAGGATGGAAGCTTCCACATCGAGACGGAGGCCTACGAGGCCAGGGTCACCGCCGAGGGGCTTCTGGGAAGCCTGAAGTTTGTCGGCCAGCGGGAGCTGCTCTCTTCTCCCTTGACCGTGAGCATGATGCGCTGCCCCACCGAGAATGATGGGTTGAAGACACTGCAGGCAAACAAGGGCTTGCCTGAGTATGCCTTCTACCACGAGAACAAGGCGTTCGGTCCTTGGCTTGACCATCAGCTGGATTCTGTATCGCTTGAGCTTGCAGACCTTCATCTGGAAGAGGGGCAGCTGTGCAGTGAGCACCGCATCACCAATCCAGCGAAGGAACTGCTGGGAGTGTTTCGCCAGCACTGGGTTTTCTCTTCGGACAAGCTCTTCTACAGTGTCAGCATCACGCTCAATGATGCACTGAAGGAGTATCCGAGAGTGGGGCTGAAGTGTGATCTGGACAAGGCCTGGTCTTCTTGCCGCTGGTTCGGCCTGGGACCGGGAGAGAATTATCCTGACCGTAAGGACGGCTCTGCAATGGGAGACTACTACGCGCATGTCGATGAGCTGTACGTGCCCTACATCGTTCCGCAGGATCATGGTGAGCGTACACAGCTCAGGAGACTGGATCTGTATGATGGCGATACCGGGGGAATCCGGTTGCGTTCATCAGATCACTTCTCTTTTGCCCTGCATAAGTATTCGCTGCAGGAACTGTGGGAGAAGCGGCATGCCGATGAGCTGGTTGCCGATACGGTGAACCATCTCTACCTGGATGCTGCAGTCAGAGGCGTGGGGACGGCAACCTGCGGCCCGGATACGCTGGAGCGATACCGGGTCCGCAGCGGTGTCCACCGGCTCTCATTCACGATCAGCAGCAGTCATTAG
- a CDS encoding carbohydrate ABC transporter permease, producing MKKRQATSIAKYVFLVIVCLFSVFPFYFMIVSSTNASVDIIKGRMFFGTHLFENIKTLASTVRLGNAFWNSLRNAIANTLASLFFCSLAGYGFQVYREKGKDTLMGMLLLSMMVPFASLMVPLFRMFSQARLLDTTIGFILPTISTAFLIFFFRQSAESFPIETVQAARVDGLGEFGIFFRIFVPIMAPTFAAAAIVTFMAAWNNYLWPLIIMQSQDSQTMPLLITGLTAGYTTDYGILMLSVTITTLPTLILFFTQQKRFVEGVLGSVK from the coding sequence ATGAAAAAACGCCAAGCAACCTCAATCGCAAAATATGTATTTCTGGTCATCGTCTGTCTCTTCTCCGTGTTCCCTTTCTACTTCATGATCGTCAGCTCGACCAATGCGAGTGTGGACATCATCAAGGGGAGGATGTTCTTCGGCACCCACCTCTTTGAAAACATAAAGACCCTCGCATCCACCGTCCGTTTGGGAAATGCGTTCTGGAATTCGTTGCGCAATGCCATAGCCAATACCCTGGCAAGCCTGTTCTTCTGCAGTCTTGCCGGCTATGGATTCCAGGTCTATCGGGAGAAGGGCAAGGATACCCTCATGGGTATGCTTCTGCTCTCCATGATGGTTCCTTTCGCTTCCCTCATGGTCCCTCTCTTCAGAATGTTCAGCCAAGCAAGGCTTTTGGATACCACGATCGGGTTCATCCTTCCCACCATCTCGACGGCCTTCCTGATTTTCTTTTTCCGCCAGAGTGCCGAATCGTTCCCGATTGAGACGGTGCAGGCGGCAAGGGTTGACGGACTTGGGGAGTTCGGCATCTTTTTCAGGATTTTCGTGCCGATCATGGCCCCAACCTTTGCAGCCGCTGCCATTGTCACCTTCATGGCGGCTTGGAACAACTATCTCTGGCCTCTGATCATCATGCAAAGCCAAGACAGCCAGACCATGCCGTTGTTGATCACCGGACTTACCGCCGGATACACCACTGACTATGGTATACTCATGCTGTCGGTCACCATCACCACCTTGCCGACCCTGATTCTCTTCTTCACCCAGCAAAAGCGCTTCGTCGAAGGAGTGCTGGGGTCAGTCAAATAA
- a CDS encoding sugar ABC transporter permease, with product MAKTTLTKKINLYGWLFVIPAALFIFILNFYPMISAFLLSLQSGRGNNLKFAGLKNYARLFEDEMFLTSVGNVITYLVIQVPIMLLMALVLASMLNDPKLKFKGIFRTMIFLPCATSLVSSAMIFKSFFSIDGIANTSLIALGILDGPMSWLTHPIWAKFVIILTITWRWTGYNTVFYLAGLQNIDRSIYEAARIDGASASTQFFHITVPLLKPVILLTTIMSTNGTLQLFDEVRNITNGGPGIATLSISQYIYNLSFMYNPQFGYAAAVSYAILVMVAVLSFIQVKVGNKR from the coding sequence ATGGCAAAAACCACATTGACAAAGAAAATCAACCTGTACGGCTGGTTGTTCGTCATCCCCGCGGCACTCTTCATTTTCATCCTGAATTTTTATCCGATGATCAGTGCCTTCCTGCTCTCTCTGCAGTCGGGGAGAGGCAACAACCTGAAATTCGCCGGCCTGAAGAACTACGCCCGACTCTTTGAGGATGAGATGTTCCTCACCTCGGTGGGCAACGTCATCACCTACCTGGTCATCCAAGTACCCATCATGCTCTTGATGGCCCTGGTTCTGGCCAGCATGCTCAACGATCCGAAGCTCAAGTTCAAAGGAATTTTCCGGACCATGATTTTCCTGCCGTGCGCGACCAGCCTGGTCTCCTCGGCCATGATCTTCAAGTCCTTCTTCTCCATTGACGGGATAGCAAACACATCCCTCATTGCCTTGGGAATCCTTGATGGGCCGATGAGCTGGCTCACCCATCCCATTTGGGCAAAGTTCGTCATCATCCTGACCATCACCTGGCGCTGGACCGGTTACAATACCGTTTTCTATCTTGCAGGACTACAGAACATTGACCGCAGCATCTACGAGGCGGCGCGCATCGACGGAGCCTCAGCCAGCACCCAGTTCTTCCATATCACCGTCCCCTTGCTCAAGCCGGTGATCCTGCTCACCACCATCATGTCCACCAACGGCACGCTGCAACTCTTTGACGAGGTTCGCAACATCACCAACGGCGGACCGGGTATTGCGACGCTCTCCATCAGCCAGTACATCTACAACCTCTCGTTCATGTACAATCCGCAATTCGGCTATGCCGCGGCAGTCTCCTATGCAATCCTGGTCATGGTAGCCGTGCTCTCCTTCATCCAGGTCAAAGTGGGGAACAAACGATGA